The nucleotide sequence ATAAAAGGTACAAGTTCGCAAGATTTAGTTAATATGAACCATCCATCTAATTCTGATCCAACGGCTATCAATTAAGGTGAACACTTGCAAAGTATATGTCTTTAATTggctagttggcatgcatgatactagatATGATACTTCTATTACGGGCAGCTTGAGCTAGGGAAAGTCTCGCCATCTCCTCCTTAGTTCATAAACCCTCACAATAGTAGTTTCGTCTCATTGAATTTCCGAATAAAATAATATGTTAATTACGATTCTCTAAAACCATTATGTTATATCAAACATGAACATGGAACCTCTTCAATGGTCTCATGCATTCTGAGTATCTTCCATTTTTGAATATGGGTACTCGATCCCACTATCATGATTTGCAAGGCTAGTAGTATTTTAATAAAATTTTGACCATTAATTTTGCCAAAATAAATATTAGTTAtatgtcataaaaaatatgtcattaGATTCACGTCCAAGAGAAGCAGCCGTCGGTACTTTGGTGCGATAACATTGGTGCAATGTATTTGTCTTCAAATCCAGTCTTTCATGCTCACACCAAACATATCGAAGTTGATTATCACTTTGTCAGAGAACGTGTTGCCCAGAAACTGCTTCTTATCAAGTTTATCTCCTCCAAAGATCAACTTGTTGACATCTTCACGAAGTCACTGCCTCTTCCTCAGTTTGAAGGCTGTAGGCGCAATCTCAACCTAATGAATTCTTTTAAGCACGGTTAAGATTGAGGAAGGGTGTTAGACTCTGTATATACAGAGCCCCACGTGTAATTGTACTGTACATTATATGTACCTCTCTATATAATGAAAAGGCCACCCCACGTTGGAGATGTACCACAAACCCTAAAACCCTTGTCTAATAGTCTCATTGGCAGAGAAATTCCgaataaaaataattttttaattACAATTCTCTAAATACATTACGTTATATCAAACATGAACATGGAACCTCTTCAATGGGCTAATGCATTCTAAGTACCTTCCATATTTTGAATATGGGTACTCGATCCCACTATCATGACTTGCAAGGTTTGTAGCATTTTAATAAAATTTTGACCATTAATTTTGCCAAAATAAATATTAGTTATATGTCATAAAAAAATATGTCATTAGATTCACGTCCAAGAGTAGTTTCCAGTCAGTGACATAATTTCTGTTGCCATTTTGTACTTGCATTTGATCTCGGTGACTTGGGCATTTCTGAATAAAGTTTCAGTGAATACATCGAATCATGCAAAGGATGGAAGAATGAATAATGATGTTTCTATCATCTGAAAGGTGTACAAGTACAGAAAGGCATGGTACCCTACAGAAAGCCACTCAGTACCTATCTCGCAAATCAGAGCCAGCATTAGCCAAGAATACTTTCCCAAAATGTGAATTCTCAGCTGCACCGCAGAAGTACCAGCATAGCATTTTTTATCACATCACACAGCCCAAGTGCCCAGCCTTGTATAAGATGAAAAACCAATGGCTCGAAAAGAAAAGCAAGAACCGCCGCCCTCGGTTACTGCCTAACCCACATGTTACCTAGACCTCAACACTTGAGACTGTCAGACTGCAGGCCGGTCACACTCCTCATCGCCTTACCTTGCTAGCCCCCCTATAAATACCGAGCTCCCCTACAATGCAAAGCAAACCACATTCTCCTTCCCCCCTTCCATCGATCGATCGATCCATCACGATGGAAACCAGCTCCGATTCCCTTAAACCCTTGGGCCCCAAGGGCGCCGGGCTGGCTGAAGCTGGCGACGGCGGCACCATGTTGAAAGCGTCGACGGCGCCTAACAAGCCTCCGCGGCCGGTGGCTTCCCGGTTCGCGATGCTGACGCGGTTCCACGCCGGATACTTCCGCATCAGCCTGGCGCTGAGCGGGCAGGCGCTGCTGTGGCGCACACTGAGCGACAGGTCCACGGACCCGAGCGCGCTGCATCCCTTGGTGCAGTCCCTGCCGTCGGCGGCGTTCGTGCTGCTCTGGTCGCTGGCGCTGCTCACCCTGTTCGCGCTGTGCGTGCTCTACGTGGCGCGCTGCGTGGTCCGGCTCCCCGCCGTGCGCGCCGAGTTCCGGCACCACGTCGGCATGAACTACCTGTTCGCGCCCTGGATCTcgtggctgctgctgctgcaggccACGCCGTTCCTGCGCCCGGACGCGCCGTCCTACCACATGCTGTGGTGGGCCTTCTCGCTGCCCATCCTTGTCCTGGACGTCAAGGTCTACGGCCAGTGGTTCACGCGCGGCAGGAAGTTCCTGTCCATGGTGGCCAACCCGGCCAGCCACATGACGGTGATCGCGAACCTGAtgacggcgagggcggcggcgaagaTGGGGTGGCACGAGGGCGCCGTGGCCATGTTCGCCGTCGGCGCCGCACACTACCTCGTGCTGTTCGTCACGCTGTACCAGAGGTTCCTCGGCTCCGACTCGCTGCCGGCCATGCtccgcccggtcttctttctcttCTTCGCCGCTCCGAGCATGGCGTCCCTCGCCTGGTGCTCCATATCCATGTCCTTCGACACCGGCTGCAAGATGCTCTTCTTCCTCTCCATGTTCCTCTTCGCCTCCCTGGTAATTACGACTAGATCACCTAACATTACGTTATTATTACTGTACCTTTCCTTTCGATCCTCCGGTAAACTCAGCCGCAAGTCTAGAGACGAGTCTATACGAATGAGGTAGTGTTACAAAGACGCGGGAGAAAAAAATGGAAGGAGAGTGCACATCGAGCGTTCCATGCATCCTGTGGGGGACTTTTCTCAGCGTCTCTCCATCCATCGCTTTTGCTTTTGTTAGTACTCCCTTACTAATcgcaaaaatgaatgtatctatatatattttagttatagatatatTCATTTTCGAGACAAatattccgaacggagggagtaattggttGGGTAAAATAAAGGCATATATACTCTAGTTTTTATTAGAGTTTGAGATTGCTAGCCAGGGCCTGCCGCATGTTGTCCGGAAAAAAAGCTCCAACTAGGATCGTGTAGGTCTACAGGACGCCACTAGCTGCCACGCGAACTGCAAACTCGATCGTCTCCTTTTATCTGTACCTCTGTATAATAGGATATATTTCAAtgagcaaaaataaaataaaataaaacctagGTTGAGTTGCATGGCCACTCACATCACCAAGCCCCCAATAGATCATACTGGATCACATCAAAGATCATATAGTGCCTACGGACGCATTGCCAACTAATCATGCTATAGCTTGTTAATAACATCTTCTTCTCGTaaaataattattttaagagagagagagacgtaaaCATTTTTGTTGTTGTGTCGCATGCAGGTGTCCCGGCCGACGCTGTTCAAGCGGGCGATGCGGCGGTTCAGCGTGGCGTGGTGGGCCTACTCGTTCCCGTTGACGTTGCTGGCGCTGGCGTCGGCGGAGTACGCGCAGGAGGTGAGGGAGCCGGCGGCGAGCGTGCTGATGCTCGCGCTCGCCGTGCTCTCCGTCCTCGTCACCCTCGCGCTCATGGTCTTCACCGCGCTCCGGCCCAACGACCTGCTGCCGCACGACGACCCCTTCTTCGCCGCCACGCTGCCCGCGCGCTAGCTATGTTAGCATGCATGTGCAGACACGCGGATTCTGGTAGCCCGATCA is from Triticum aestivum cultivar Chinese Spring chromosome 3A, IWGSC CS RefSeq v2.1, whole genome shotgun sequence and encodes:
- the LOC123058215 gene encoding S-type anion channel SLAH1, which encodes METSSDSLKPLGPKGAGLAEAGDGGTMLKASTAPNKPPRPVASRFAMLTRFHAGYFRISLALSGQALLWRTLSDRSTDPSALHPLVQSLPSAAFVLLWSLALLTLFALCVLYVARCVVRLPAVRAEFRHHVGMNYLFAPWISWLLLLQATPFLRPDAPSYHMLWWAFSLPILVLDVKVYGQWFTRGRKFLSMVANPASHMTVIANLMTARAAAKMGWHEGAVAMFAVGAAHYLVLFVTLYQRFLGSDSLPAMLRPVFFLFFAAPSMASLAWCSISMSFDTGCKMLFFLSMFLFASLVSRPTLFKRAMRRFSVAWWAYSFPLTLLALASAEYAQEVREPAASVLMLALAVLSVLVTLALMVFTALRPNDLLPHDDPFFAATLPAR